The Acomys russatus chromosome 3, mAcoRus1.1, whole genome shotgun sequence genome has a window encoding:
- the Lrtm1 gene encoding leucine-rich repeat and transmembrane domain-containing protein 1 — MKGALLLFSSVSILLPCLGSCPKKCLCHPSSNSVDCSGQGLSKVPPDLPPWTLTLLLQDNQIHWLPALAFSSVSLLTTLNLSNNSLSNLASEAFYGLRHLQVLNLTQNSLLSFESSFFHSLPGLQELDVSSNSLSLLPTSLGKPWENLTLFAVQRNHLLQLDRALLEAMPKVRLVLLRDNPWKCDCHLLGLKLWLERFTFKGGVTDGAICRLPEPWKGRDLLSIPHELYQPCPLPSPDPVPSLVQQPDPAPQEAQKFPENNSGPQDPLECETKPKPKPTNLRHAVATVVITGVVCGIVCLMMLAAAIYGCTYAAITAQYQGRPLAPSSESEKMGSKEPMDSSPA; from the exons ATGAAAG gTGCTCTGCTGTTGTTTTCCAGTGTGAGTATCCTGCTCCCATGTCTGGGCAGCTGCCCCAAGAAGTGTTTGTGCCACCCATCTTCAAACTCTGTGGACTGCAGTGGCCAGGGGCTGTCAAAGGTCCCTCCAGATTTACCCCCATGGACACTAACGCTGCTCTTACAAGATAACCAGATCCActggcttcctgctcttgcaTTTAGCTCCGTGTCACTGCTCACCACCTTAAATTTATCTAACAACTCTCTTTCAAATCTGGCTTCAGAGGCTTTCTATGGACTTCGGCACCTACAGGTTTTAAACCTAACCCAAAATTCCCTGCTGTCCTTCGAAAGCAGTTTCTTCCATTCCCTGCCTGGGCTCCAGGAGCTGGATGTGTCATCCAACAGCCTCAGTCTCCTCCCCACATCCCTGGGCAAGCCTTGGGAGAACCTGACCCTGTTTGCCGTGCAGCGGAACCACCTTCTGCAGCTGGATCGCGCACTTCTAGAGGCCATGCCCAAAGTGAGGCTGGTACTCCTCAGGGACAACCCCTGGAAATGTGACTGCCACTTGCTGGGTCTGAAACTCTGGCTGGAGAGGTTTACCTTTAAAG GGGGAGTAACAGATGGTGCCATCTGCAGGCTGCCGGAACCCTGGAAGGGAAGGGATCTCCTCTCAATTCCCCATGAGCTATACCAgccttgtcctctgccttccccagatCCGGTGCCCTCACTAGTTCAGCAACCTGATCCTGCCCCTCAAGAGGCCCAGAAATTTCCTGAGAATAACTCAGGACCTCAAGATCCATTGGAGTGTGAGACCAAACCGAAACCAAAGCCAACCAACCTGCGCCACGCTGTGGCCACTGTGGTCATCACTGGGGTGGTATGTGGGATCGTATGTCTCATGATGCTGGCGGCTGCTATCTACGGATGTACCTACGCAGCTATCACAGCCCAGTACCAAGGGAGACCCTTGGCACCAAGCAGTGAGTCTGAGAAGATGGGAAGCAAagagccaatggacagttcaccAGCCTGA